The window tgaaagAGCTTACCACATTATCTGGGAGGGATGTTGTGACTGCCTTTCCAAGCTCTGATACAGCCAGAAGTTCATCAGCAGGTGGCTTTTCATTGAATACATCTCTTCCCTTAGTTGGATCTTCTGGTTCCTCAGGTTCTCTCCGACTGTAAAAAGACAATCAAAATAAATATGTGTTTTACAAATGGAAAATACAAGAGAGTTAGAATCTACCACTTCCAGTCTAAATAGTACATACTCAGACAAGCATAAAATTATTTCTGCATGAAAAAGTCCAGGAAAGATATTCATGACCAAAAGATACACAAATACATAGAAGTCAACTATCAAACATGTTTCGGTAGCTTCAAAGAACTTTGCCTATGCCTAccatatattataattttgcaTTAAGAGTTTTAAGTAGTTTCAATAACAGTTCGCAAATATAGTACTTCAGCTACTTTTCCTAATCCTGACATGTTGATGAACTTTGTGCAGTTCTAGGTACGTGTACAATTAGTCATCAGCAAAGTGAATAAGGCAAACTTCTCGAATGGCACTGCTAGTGGCAGAAGTAAAGTTGATTCGAAAGAGACACAAAACTCAAAAGACAAGCAGTCATtctagacatgccaaaacatcTTACTACCTGAATAAATAGATTCTATACTTCTTGAAAGCACAGCATAGGAGAGTGGGATCTGTCAGTGGGTCCTTGCTTTCATTAGCATTTACAGCAGCAGAAGGAATCTTCCTTACTTTTTTACTGCCTCGATCACCTTGATACAAGGCAATTCTCAAAAATCTGTCATTACTTTCCACCTTCCCTAGGATTCTCGCAACTTTATTTGTTTGTAGATTTATAATCTgacaatgcaaaaaaaaaaaaaaaaaaaaattcagagatATTCAAGGAATGAACTAAAAGCCTATGAAAAATTACAGAAAAATGCTATAACAGATGCTTAATCTATCTTCTTGTTCTCCATAATACAAAAATTCGAAATCTTACTTTAATCCCTAGAAGTGTCgcaaaaataaggaaatttgaGCTTTCATCAAAAACTGCATTAGGCTGAGGTGCATTTTCTgttttttcaaattctttttctaCAGCCATGCGTCTGCCAAAATCAATAGCTTCTAGCCTGTAAAGAGGGACATCTCTCCTCTGGAGATCTTGGGCCACCTGCAATAAGAGTAAGACATCAAGTTATTACATCGatattaagaaaataaaaaattcaatgaGAAGTTCTTTAGGCTAACTTGTCACCTCAAGAGATTCATCATAAACTCGTCGTAGTTTCCCTGTTCTGAACCAGAACACGCGGATCCTACGATCAGGTGATGTAATGGAAAACTGCATACCATCAGGGCTCACCTGGAAAAATTATATAATGCAGCGTGTGCATCTCAAATATGGAGTAACACAATTTACAACTAAAGAAACTTAAATTCTGATTAATTGGAGATGTCtcagttgaaaaaaaaaaaggagaaattactcataaaaattcatattcAACAAGAACATCATCTTAATTTTGACACAAATGAATAACTTTTCAAATATATAAGATTTTAATATTACCTCTAGAGTAGAAACTGTAGTCTTGCATTTCACGATTTCAAAGAGATTTGTATCAGTTTTCAATCTAAAACCAATCCTGCATCGtataagaaaagaaagaagaaaatattACGTGCACATTGAAATGATCAGGAAATCAATCCCTTAGACCAAGGACAGTCCACAAGGTCAAGCACAAGAGGTTCTCaactaaaacaagcaaaaggaAAGGCTATGTACAACTTTCAGAATTTCAATTGGGAAgaccaaacaaaaaaatttcaattgggaaaaaaaatcgTGACAAATACATTCCGGCCAAGGCATGAGTCCAATCACATTGTGGATGAGTTGTGTAAATTCGTTTATTTGTAAATGTTGATACTCATAGACCATACCCATCCTCAGGGAACTTTAGTGTGCCAGGATTCCAGTACTCAATAATTCCTTTATCATCTGCAGAGATGACGGCGTCAAAAACCTGGTTGAACTTCATTACTTTAATGGGCCCTAAGTGTATCTGGATGGAAAAGTTAAAGAAACCATCAATAATTTCTCCCAATCTTTTTGAGTCTAGAAGAAGAATAGCAACATAAAATTCAAGTCAAAGTATAGGATCAGCCAATCACCTCTCTAGATATGATGGGCTCATTTGTGCCGGCTCTGGCATCATATATATGTACAGATGAGGAATTACGGTCACTGATAGCCAACTTAGCCTTGACATCCCCTTGTTTGTAAACCCATTCGGCACAACCAGGTATGAAAGGGAGGCGTACCATGGCCATCATGTCATAATTGACTACATCATATATTTTAACTGACCGATCATTTGAGATTGTACAGCAAAGCATACCATCCACACTAACCTGCAAAGATGAAACAGGTCAAGGTGACAAATGTAATTTGTAATTATAAGAATATAAACAGTagtaaatgcagaaaacataGGGTGGAAAAGAGGAGGCAAGGACACATATCATGTAGATAAATTTTGCATAATGACATAAAGTTGACAAACCTCTGAGTAAAGTACAGAGGTCTAACCGGACAAACATTCAATACACTTGAAATCCACCTCAACCGCAAGCCAAAAAATAGAGTTAATGATATTAAAGCTTCCCTTATGTAATAGACAACTTCAATACAGTATAAGTTGGATTCAAAAGGTTAAAGGATAGGAATTTCAAGATGCAATGACAAATGAAACTACTAAGAATATATAAACCAACAAAGCAATCTGCATATCAAAGACAAACATCAAAAAACCAAGTTACCAAGATTTGGTAAAAGTAATCATCAAACAAGTTCAGAAGATTGTGAAATAAAGATGGAACAAATCAAACTTAAATGCTTTTTTACTTCTGATCCTTGAAGGAAAGAAGCAAATTTCAGATAGCCACAAGAAAGTGAAGCTAAAGTTTCCAATATTACAGCATACATTCACACTGTTAGATCTCATAATGTCATATTCTAAGCATGATCGAAGATGGAAAGGTTTAAGTCAAACACTATTAATGATGAAGAAATCAAGAAGTACACAAGATACATGACAAAATGGAAGGCACAACTCACAGCTAGACCTTCGATCGGTCCAAGGTGAGATCTGAAATGCTTGGCAAACTCAATTCCAATAGGCTTTTTCTTCCAGAACTTCAAGTGACCTGAGAATAAACAATTGGTTAGTAAGGGCACAtttaaccttatatacaacaacCTTAACCTCTACATACTTCTTACAAGTTAAATGGAAATCCTTATTCCATATCCAATATAAAAAGTCGATACATTCATCATctggttaattttttttcttccatagGTCAAATGAGAGGCCATTGCTTACAATAAAGGATAAAGGAAATGGCAAGTAAAGCAGCTCTTTCTGATCTGTCCAATCTTTTCACATGTAATCAATTACTCCCTTCATAACACCTTTCATgttttttaatttgttaaacCGCTGAACTTATAAAGAAATCTTTTACAATACTTAAACTTATCAAAGTAAAAGTTCCCATAACAATTCATTTAACTTTACTACTACCATTAGATGCTTTTCTATACAAGTCAAAATCATACACAACACAATTTGTTTCGACTTAGTCTTTCTACCAGGAAAGTACAAAAGGCATAGCTTTAACGGGAAGTGAATATAATTTTCTTAATCTCCATAGTAAAGAACCCTTATTGCACCACAACCCACTTGTCACCCACCCCCACAAAATGACCCAGAGgagatagaaaaagaaaaagaaactaatGCAAAgagtagaaaagaaaattatggcGAAATAAATCCCATATTAGTCATGCTCACTTACTTAATCTGAAAAAAGAATCAACAGAAAATTGCAGGGTTATCAACAAAATTAGTCAAATGTTAAGACCAAAATGTGCAAGGACACTTCACACTAAGGACTTGTTTTTCATCTTACCATCGGCACTTCCAGTGATGAAAAATTCAGCAGGTGAGACAGCAACATGAGTGACCACATCACGATGCATATAACTCTTTTCATACCTGCATATGGTTATTGTGATTAGAGCACCCCAATTttcattcttgattttttacaCATGTAAGAGAAAATCAtgcaagtggaaaataaaatacttctaatgaaattttttttccattatgTTAGCCAGGCGAATCCTAGTTGTGCTAGAGTCTCACTTTGActgaaaattttgattaaagAAATCATTCTTGAATTACATGCAACCTttaatatttgtttcttttaaattaaCTCTAGCCAAGAACTTAGCATGTTGGCTAtgtaattaaaaacaaaaacaagtccAAGAAGAAAGATTATTGTAATTCACAAAAATTAGGACATATGCATTGAGCATGAAGCATTGTATAGACTACTTGTATGAAGATGCTTAATCTTCGACACCTATGAAATACATTCTGTTAAAGCATTTCCATGAAAGAATTGCTAGGTCTACGTAACACAATTCCTAAACCTATCAGTCCCATAAATCAATAGTCCAAAAATTTGATCACTAACTTCAGAGTGAACTACGTTAAGTTATCAATAATTGCATAGAACTGTAAAAGATTAGATATTTAACAGAAAGGGGGAAAAAACAGAATAATAAGTTGCTGACAAGCTCGAATTGAGTAAACAGGTAACCAAGAATAACTCAATTTACGATTTTTGCCAACTTAACACAGctgaaattcaagaaaaaatgattaatcTGAAGCCCTGATATTGAATATTCTGCAGTTTTGGTGCTTACATGTTGGCGGAGGGCAGAGAGTCGAGATAAGCCTTCTCGAACTGAAGAGGGCGCTTGCGTCGTGGTTGTGGGGCCGGACCAGGACCGACCATGGGATCATCGTCGGTGGCATCCACCGTCGTCGGTGTCGGCGTGTCTGAGCTACCATTATCCTTCTGAGCTCCTGCAgcttcttccatttttttttcccactttATTCAGGGGAAAGTTCAATTTAAGGGTTTAGGAGGTTTTTGATGCTGCTTGAGTACAttgattttgaagaattgaTGTTATAGTCcctgatatttttaaaatattacttTTCACCCTTGAAATTTGAAGGTTAAAATAACTTCACCCCAACAAAGTTACAATCTCTCGTTAATAAAACTCAAATTCCACCTGGATTCTTCCAATGAGCCATTAGTTGATATGGATATTAAAAACAGACATCGAAGATGGCAAGTTTAAACTCATTCTACCTTTAGGTTTACTAGAACAAAAAATGCTAATTATACAAGCAATAGTTTCTTGATGGAATAAATTATATCTTAATCAGTGTTGATTTTCATCAAATCAATGATTTTTGCCAATTTGATTTATCACTAGTACTTTAAGAACAACGTTGTGAACTTGTTAAAACTTGGACATTATTGCGCGGTTCATTATAAACTTTGTctaataaaatgaaatactttaAGACTATATTTAAGCTTGATGCGATTTGAGCAAGAACTCttacaaaaatttttatttttcctctctttttttacATTATTTATTTGGACTAttgaaatccaaaaaaaaaaacggttTAAAGATTGTGAAATCGCAGCACACAATTAACTTGTGAAAATAACAACACAAAGTGTCCaccatacatacatacatatatatatatatatatatatatatatatatatatatatatatttgtatgtgGTGTTACTTGTATTTTTTGTTCTACTGTTCATCTTCATTTTCAAAATGTTTAGCGTGTTTGAACAGGAggagattatttaaaataattacaaTAACACATTTTTTATGATCTActgtaaatgaaataaaagaataattgagaaaataaaaaaattgattgaaaaaaatatgtttatgatgcaatACTGCAAGTAAATATTTAGCATAAAAGCCTCAAGTTAGACAAACCTATTCTTTCATACTTTTAGGATTGATAATTCTCAAGAATGTTAGGTGCGTATTTGAATAGTTTGTAGTCATCGATGATTGATCTCAACTCCGTGAGAACACTAAACGATTAATGACCTCAAACAAAACCTTTTTTGCTAATTTACAACACAAAGTATTAAGGTTGGTAATTTGCATTTCATGATAATAAGAAGTACAAATCCTTATGCTTTGAGCCTGCAGGGATAACTCTTTCAATAATATTGACTAACCTTGCCTCAATTCTCAACTCTTTCACAATCATTAATTTGTCAATTCGAATGAAACTAGTATAGGGAATATAGCTGTACCTGCGCCTAGCACCGCAGGTACAAAAATGTGATGATTCTTTTTTCACGGATTCAAATATTGCTTGTAATACAACTCAACTTAATAAGGGCTTAAGCTGCACATTAACACAGAACTAAAATGAAATCCAAAAATGGAACAACTTGACACTaggttgtttggattgtaatttttcaGGATTTTTTGAGAAATGTAACACTTTTTAGAATTTGATGTAGCGAAGTTGTAAAAAGgtaattaaaaaaatgtataaaaggaatatttaagtaaaacaaattttttttttttttgccaataaatagcaatccaaataaaaggtatacagttttcgcattctctTAATTTTTCACAAGAGGGTTTAGTTTCTTCCGAATTTATATAGCATTACCCTACCATTacaccccaaaaaaataaaaataaaacaaacatctTGAAAACTCCACGATCGGCATGCCTCAAGTTctttttttaagcaaaatatTGCCAATTCcgattgtcattttttttcaaaaattattttggaATGTAAATATATCATTTGTTCATATGTCTTTTTTCCCCGGGGGAGGGCCAATTCCCCGTGACATTTTTGTGTGACTTTACACAATGGACCAAAGTGTATTAATAGCATCTAAGTAGCTAAATACCGTACTGAGGCATTCAATTTAATCTTTTCCGTTTTGGTTCCTTCCCATCTCATTGTCTAACATCCACAGCCAATCTGCATCATAATCCCCTAAACAGCCTAAGTTGATATAGGTCGCTTTcttctttatattttcttttgaacAATAAATTAGAAAACACGGCTGGTTCTCTTTATTAAACAATTTTGTACGACGCCTTATTTACTTCATGTTTTGCCTCAAAAGTAGATACGTATCCAAAACAAACCTTTTTGTGTTTATAATATCGGCCCATGATAAATTGTTTGATTTAGCTGATAGTgaataaaaaaaagattaaaaaaatgactaaaaaatgtatttacggaaaatgtaaaaattttttgatagAAAAGTCAAATCCAAACACTACTAGTACTGATTTTCATGCTTATTTTGCTAGCacgtttggattgcagttttttaaagttattacaaaaaaaaaatattgcaaCGATTTGATGTGTACgaggtaaaaaaataattaaaaaatatattcatgaaaaatataataatttcggAACAGAAAGCTCCAATACCACCACTCAACAAGTATAGTTACAAGTCGAAATTCTTCTAACATTCATAGGACGAGATCCTTGAGTTTGTCAGAGTTGCAGTTACATGCAGTCGCGTTGATTCAAAAAGTAGACCGTTCATGCTAAAATTGACTTCAAAACCTATTTACCAAACACTCCCTAAATACGCATTCAATGTTATGTGCCACATCAGCATTATTAATGAGTGTAACTACGTAGTTTTGCATTATACAGGAAAAATGGACGGAGGAGGATCCTGTCTGCATGGGTCCACAGGACTGGGGTACTACAAAAACATGTCATACGAGTAGCTTGGGGGGGTTTGGGGGGTTTAGTAGTTAAGTGCTGCGGAgcacttcaaaagttgccggcttttgaagtgtCTTCGCAGAGTCCATTTATCGAAACACTCATACAAAAAACTGTGAGTTATGAAAGGGGAGTAGCTGAATTTCAACTATCAAATAAATTGTTGGACAAAATATGTAGCAAAATTAATaatgcaaataattttttttttcaaagatgTGACCATGTCGTGTCATAAATGGTTCTAAAAGCTAAAGTACCAACTATGGAGACCACTCATGCATGGAGAATCGatcccaaaaagaaaagaaaagaaaagaaaaaaaattgtgatCCCTTGAACCACCCCAAATGGAAAACCACACAAAGAGAAGAAAGCAAAGAAGACGTCAACTTTAGCCTTTAGGGGACAGCCCTATTGGAGAGCCTGCCATGAAGCAACATATCCATTAAACCACTAAAACAGAAgattgaaaaggaaaaggagaaaacaaaaggaagctaATCAATCTAGGTGACAAGAAAGCACAACTAGACCATTATAATAATATTTCTATCATTAAGTTAACATAAGTTGGTTCAATTAATTGGAGCAAATTACTTTTTCAGAAAAGATCGTGTGttctaattttgtttatttgcgTGAAAAAACTATGTTGATAGATAATCAGTAAGAATACAAATGACTTGTGATTTGAAGTGCGCACGTAATCGTGATTAAAGACGAAGGCATCCAAACTTTTTATCTACTCAAGAAAAAGGATTCCTACAACTAAAACGAGAAGGGCTCT is drawn from Coffea arabica cultivar ET-39 chromosome 1c, Coffea Arabica ET-39 HiFi, whole genome shotgun sequence and contains these coding sequences:
- the LOC113726735 gene encoding peptidyl-prolyl cis-trans isomerase CYP71-like, whose protein sequence is MEEAAGAQKDNGSSDTPTPTTVDATDDDPMVGPGPAPQPRRKRPLQFEKAYLDSLPSANMYEKSYMHRDVVTHVAVSPAEFFITGSADGHLKFWKKKPIGIEFAKHFRSHLGPIEGLAVSVDGMLCCTISNDRSVKIYDVVNYDMMAMVRLPFIPGCAEWVYKQGDVKAKLAISDRNSSSVHIYDARAGTNEPIISREIHLGPIKVMKFNQVFDAVISADDKGIIEYWNPGTLKFPEDGIGFRLKTDTNLFEIVKCKTTVSTLEVSPDGMQFSITSPDRRIRVFWFRTGKLRRVYDESLEVAQDLQRRDVPLYRLEAIDFGRRMAVEKEFEKTENAPQPNAVFDESSNFLIFATLLGIKIINLQTNKVARILGKVESNDRFLRIALYQGDRGSKKVRKIPSAAVNANESKDPLTDPTLLCCAFKKYRIYLFSRREPEEPEDPTKGRDVFNEKPPADELLAVSELGKAVTTSLPDNVILHTTMGDIHMKLYPEECPKTVENFTTHCRNGYYDNLIFHRVIKGFMVQTGDPLGDGTGGQSIWGREFEDELHKSLRHDRPFTVSMANAGPNTNGSQFFITTVATPWLDNKHTVFGRVLKGMDVVQAIEKVKTDKADKPYQDVKILNVTVPKS